Proteins encoded together in one Lathyrus oleraceus cultivar Zhongwan6 chromosome 5, CAAS_Psat_ZW6_1.0, whole genome shotgun sequence window:
- the LOC127085938 gene encoding transcription elongation factor SPT6 homolog isoform X24, with translation MARVRKKSTPEEDEQEKILRKGKRKLASTVDDDDEEDMDEFEVDGFLVGSDEDKEDSGEEDNPKQTQKKKKRKRSSKNIVLDDDDLELIRENKKKMNDGKLKRLKKTGKVTEPMEQSSDDEGSLNDLFEDVTDDSEDDMSDFIVDEEPAIYGKGDSLRPKKFKGMKHSSSLSKEAKHRSGKSGNDPKNMDVAGEGNSVADSDLPERIQMIEDIVGSIPVDRMSIEEESSWILRQLESNINPFFSEAKSCGLGDSVNREDIVRFLELYHIKKYDIPFIAMYRKEQCPSLLRDGKQDDSESTLLNDGEGKPKLNWHKILWIIKELDIKWLHLQKRKSMLQRYYNKHFEDECQMSFLAEESSFHKQIFDSITNMLEKAETEKEIDDVDMKFNLYFPPADEFLSSGYKRPLMKTYYSDCRKAGLSSLARKIGNPEKFSSLVTLNRVGVASEEDPEESPEEMAAIYTCETFRTSEAVLKGARHMASLMLSCEIPFRKHVRSIFMDKALVSTSPTLKGNIAIDSFHEFAGFKWLKDKPLLKFEDSQWLLIQKGEEEELLKVEIKLPDDAVKELLAIFNDAYLKDSEGTSTQLWNEQRKSIVQDTISSILLPSMEKEARALLNAKAKICSLMKYGMQFWNRISVAPYLNNDNAAAQERGVVACCWGNGKPGTTFVMLDSKGELVDIMHAGSLTLRSQNVNDQQRRKSDQKCVLKFLTIHRPKVIVLGAANATCIRLKEDINEIISMMSEDNFQDVSQEMNGLPAVVLGDEGLPHLYEESEISMSQFPRQYGIVKRAVALGRYLLNPLAMVATLCGVNKEVLSWKLNPLERFLSSDEKMEMIEWIMIDITNQVGIDINMGIRHDWLLAPLLFVSGLGPTKAGVLHRELLGGTDVRNRKDLAKFGLNTKRVFCNAVGFLQVSGDDPNFIDTAGNILDRTRIHPESYSLAEELAKAVVTIHYADANDTQVNAIECIQNEPKLLESFDLNEYADRMETEKGEYKRVTLFDMKMELVHGFNDPRSPYQEPTQEDEFYMVTGETGVALIEGERVQATVRRVLARQAFCVLESGISGVLFKEDFSDDIGDIPLTEKLREGVVLKCKIKLIDKSRCQVNLTCKVSELKSVGDQSFRDMDPYYCQGNFDLLSKQESTDKKDVNKNFLSRKISHPHFQNITADQAKEFLAEKIVGEFIFHPSSRGLCYLTLSLKFFDALYVHKDILEGEKSDDMNSLVELGRTLKVGDEIFESIDKVIELYVNPLVVHLKDLINFRKFKKGTKAEVDELLKHEKEEYPNRIPYGIGISFEHPGVFILSYIRSTNPHHEYIALHPKGFKFRKQIFNNVEQLMAYFQNHINDNVARANDQSKDYNDSGGGRGRGRGRGGGGGSCYKCGESGHMARECTQEGGGGGGGGRGGGGGTCYKCGESGHMARECTQEGGGGGGRGGGGTCYKCGESGHMARECTQEGGGGGGRGGGGTCYKCGESGHMARECTQEGGGGGGRGGGGGGACYKCGESGHMARECTQEGGGGGGRGGGSCYKCGESGHMARECTQEGGGGGGWSSSGGRRGGRGRGRGRGSSYSSFSHDDSVDVNDGGGFGTSNGGSGWGGTGGGSGWGGSGGKSWGGNSTNEESNPEKGGWGVTAADNGGSGNDNSGWSSAHGKNATSSGGESGWGATGGKSWGGNSSNKESNTTEGGWGVTTGSGNETGGTSWGGNSTNKESNATKGGWGVTTGSGNEIGGKSWGGNSTNKESNTAVGGWGVTAGSGNETGGKSWGGNSTNNESNTTGGGWGVTAASGNETGGKSWGGNSTNKESNTTEGGWGVTTGSGNETGGKSWGGNSTNKESNTTGGWGVTTGSGNQDSGWSSGHWKNAAPSGGESGWGGTNGGSGWGGTGGSGGKSWGGSSTYEENNTAEGGGSGYGGGGGRGSGRGGGACFKCGESGHMARDCTQEGGGGRGGGGRGGGRGGGACFKCGESGHMARDCTQEGGGGGRGGGRGGGACFKCGESGHMSRECTQNGGGGGGGWGGGGRGGGRGGGVCFKCGESGHMARECTQEGGGGGGRGSGGGGACFKCGESGHMARECTQEGGSGGGGGGRYGGGGGGNCFKCGESGHFARECPSSTS, from the exons ATGGCGAGAGTAAGAAAAAAATCTACTCCCGAAGAAGATGAACAAG AGAAAATCCTAAGGAAAGGGAAACGGAAATTAGCTTCTACTGTTGACGACGATGACG AAGAAGACATGGATGAGTTTGAGGTGGATGGGTTTTTAGTTGGTAGTGATGAAGACAAGGAAGATAGCGGTGAAGAAGATAATCCTAAGCAAACacaaaagaagaaaaagagaaa GAGATCGTCAAAAAACATTGTTCTTGATGACGATGATCTTGAATTGATCCGTGAGAACAAGAAAAAAATG AATGATGGGAAGCTGAAGAGGCTTAAAAAGACTGGCAAAGTTACCGAGCCGATGGAACAATCTTCTGATGATGAAG GATCTCTTAATGATCTTTTCGAAGATGTGACTGATGATTCTGAAGATGATATGTCAGATTTTATAGTGGACGAAGAGCCTGCTATCTATGGGAAGGGAGATTCTCTCAG ACCAAAAAAGTTTAAAGGCATGAAACATTCATCTTCGCTTTCAAAAGAAGCCAAACATAGATCTGGCAAGTCAGGCAATGATCCTAAAAATATGGACGTAGCTGGAGAGGGTAACTCTGTTGCTGATTCAGACTTACCTGAGAGGATACAG ATGATTGAGGACATTGTAGGATCTATTCCAGTTGACAGAATGAGTATTGAAGAAGAAAGTTCTTGGATACTACGCCAACTTGAATCCAACATAAATCCTTTCTTCAGTGAGGCCAAATCCTGTGGACTAGGTGATTCAGTAAATAGAGAGGATATTGTTAGGTTCTTGGAATTGTATCATATAAAGAAATATGAT ATTCCGTTTATTGCCATGTACCGTAAAGAACAATGCCCCAGTCTTCTGAGAGATGGTAAACAGGATGACTCAGAAAGCACATTATTGAATGATGGTGAGGGAAAACCTAAACTGAACTGGCACAAG ATACTCTGGATAATCAAGGAATTGGACATAAAATGGTTACATCTTCAGAAACGAAAGAGCATGCTCCAAAGATACTATAACAAACATTTTGAGGATGAATGCCAAATGTCTTTCCTTGCCGAGGAATCCAGTTTCCACAAGCAGATTTTTGACTCGATCACCAATATGCTCGAGAAGGCTGAAACAGAGAAAGAGATTGATGATGTTGATATGAAGTTTAATTTGTATTTTCCACCAGCTGATGAGTTCTTAAGTAGTGGTTATAAAAGGCCTCTGATGAAGACATACTATTCCGATTGCAGAAAGGCAGGATTATCTTCACTTGCTAGGAAAATTGGAAATCCTGAGAAATTTAGTTCTCTAGTTACTCTTAACAGAGTG GGAGTTGCCAGTGAAGAAGATCCAGAGGAATCTCCAGAGGAGATGGCTGCAATATATACATGTGAAACTTTTCGAACTTCCGAAGCCGTACTTAAAGGCGCCAGGCACATG gCTTCCTTGATGTTAAGCTGTGAGATACCTTTCAGGAAACATGTCCGCAGCATATTTATGGATAAGGCTTTAGTATCAACTAGCCCTACATTGAAAGGAAATATAGCAATAGATTCCTTTCATGAATTTGCTGGGTTTAAGTGGCTGAAGGACAAACCTCTCTTGAAGTTTGAGGATTCTCAGTGGCTTCTCATTCAGAAGGGTGAAGAAGAGGAACTTCTTAAAGTTGAAATAAAGTTGCCTGATGATGCTGTAAAGGAGTTGTTGGCGATCTTCAACGATGCTTATCTCAAAGACTCTGAAGGAACATCTACTCAACTTTGGAATGAGCAGCGTAAATCAATCGTGCAGGATACTATTTCAAGCATTCTTTTGCCATCTATGGAGAAGGAAGCACGTGCGTTGTTAAATGCTAAGGCCAAAATCTGCTCATTAATGAAGTATGGGATGCAGTTTTGGAACAGAATCTCTGTGGCACCGTATCTAAACAATGACAATGCTGCTGCACAAGAGCGGGGAGTAGTGGCTTGTTGCTGGGGAAATGGTAAGCCAGGTACCACATTTGTCATGTTGGATTCTAAAGGCGAGTTGGTTGATATAATGCATGCCGGGTCACTGACACTGCGATCTCAGAATGTCAATGATCAGCAGCGCAGAAAAAGTGACCAGAAGTGTGTCCTCAAGTTCCTAACAATTCATCGACCAAAGGTTATTGTACTAGGAGCTGCCAATGCGACCTGTATAAGGTTGAAGGAGGACATCAATGAG ATTATTTCCATGATGTCTGAGGACAATTTTCAAGACGTCAGTCAAGAGATGAATGGACTACCAGCAGTTGTATTGGGGGACGAAGGCTTGCCACATCTCTATGAAGAGTCAGAGATATCAATGAGCCAGTTCCCCAGACAATATG GCATTGTAAAGAGAGCTGTGGCCCTTGGACGTTACCTTCTAAATCCACTGGCAATGGTTGCAACTCTCTGTGGAGTCAATAAAGAGGTATTGTCTTGGAAATTAAACCCTCTGGAGAGATTCCTATCAAGTGATGAGAAAATGGAGATGATAGAATGGATCATGATAGATATTACTAACCAAGTAGGTATAGACATAAATATGGGAATTAGACATGACTGGCTGTTGGCACCGTTGCTGTTTGTTTCTGGTCTTGGACCCACGAAAGCTGGTGTTTTGCACCGAGAACTACTTGGAGGTACAGATGTGAGAAATCGGAAGGACTTGGCTAAATTTGGACTGAACACAAAAAGGGTTTTCTGCAATGCTGTTGGTTTTTTACAGGTTTCTGGTGATGACCCAAATTTTATTGATACTGCTGGCAATATCCTTGACCGTACGAGAATTCATCCAGAGTCATATAGTCTTGCTGAGGAATTAGCTAAAGCTGTTGTTACTATACATTATGCTGATGCCAATGATACCCAAGTGAATGCAATTGAATGTATTCAAAATGAACCAAAACTGCTAGAGAGTTTTGATCTAAATGAATATGCTGATAGAATGGAAACTGAAAAAGGTGAATACAAAAGAGTTACTCTTTTTGACATGAAGATGGAACTAGTCCATGGATTTAATGATCCCAGAAGTCCTTATCAGGAACCGACTCAAGAGGATGAGTTCTACATGGTAACTGGAGAAACAGGGGTTGCACTGATTGAAGGAGAAAGAGTTCAGGCAACAGTTCGCCGTGTGCTGGCTCGTCAGGCATTCTGTGTGCTTGAATCTGGAATATCTGGAGTACTGTTTAAGGAGGACTTTTCAGATGATATTGGGGATATACCATTGACTGAAAAATTGCGTGAAGGCGTTGTGCTGAAATGCAAGATCAAACTAATTGATAAGAGTAGATGCCAGGTTAATCTGACATGTAAAGTGAGTGAATTGAAGAGTGTTGGTGATCAAAGTTTCCGCGACATGGATCCCTATTATTGTCAAGGAAACTTCGACTTGCTAAGTAAACAAGAGTCAACAGACAAAAAGGATGTAAATAAAAATTTCTTGTCGAGAAAAATTTCTCATCCCCATTTTCAGAATATAACTGCAGATCAGGCAAAGGAG TTCCTTGCAGAGAAGATCGTTGGGGAATTTATCTTCCACCCAAGTTCAAGGGGTCTATGTTATTTGACCCTATCTCTTAAATTTTTTGACGCACTTTATGTGCACAAAGACATTTTGGAAGGTGAGAAGAGTGATGATATGAATAGCTTGGTTGAACTTGGAAGGACATTAAAAGTAGGAGATGAAATATTTGAGAGCATAGATAAG GTTATTGAACTCTATGTCAACCCATTGGTAGTTCATCTGAAAGATTTGATTAATTTCCGAAAATTTAAAAAGGGCACCAAAGCGGAAGTTGACGAACTATTGAAACACGAGAAGGAGGAATATCCAAACAGGATACCATATGGCATTGGCATTTCGTTTGAGCATCCTGGGGTTTTTATATTGTCTTACATTAGAAGTACAAATCCACATCATGAGTATATTGCTCTCCATCCAAAAGGATTCAAATTCAGGAAGCAAATATTCAACAATGTTGAGCAGCTGATGGCATATTTCCAAAATCATATCAATGATAATGTTGCACGAGCAAATGACCAATCAAAAG ATTACAATGACAGTGGGGGTGGCCGCGGCCGCGGTCGTGGTCGTGGCGGGGGTGGTGGTTCATGCTACAAATGTGGTGAGTCGGGTCACATGGCTAGGGAGTGCACTCAGGAGGGTGGTGGAGGTGGAGGTGGAGGGAGGGGCGGTGGTGGTGGAACATGCTACAAATGTGGTGAGTCAGGTCACATGGCTAGGGAATGCACGCAAGAGGGTGGTGGAGGTGGAGGGAGGGGTGGCGGTGGAACATGCTACAAATGTGGTGAGTCAGGTCACATGGCTAGGGAATGCACTCAAGAGGGTGGCGGAGGTGGAGGAAGGGGTGGTGGTGGAACATGCTACAAATGTGGTGAGTCGGGTCATATGGCTAGGGAATGCACTCAGGAGGGTGGCGGAGGTGGAGGGAGAGGCGGCGGTGGTGGCGGAGCATGTTACAAATGTGGTGAGTCAGGTCACATGGCTAGGGAATGCACTCAAGAGGGCGGTGGAGGTGGAGGGAGGGGAGGTGGTTCATGCTACAAATGTGGTGAGTCAGGTCACATGGCTAGGGAATGCACTCAAGAGGGTGGTGGAGGTGGAGGGTGGAGCAGCAGTGGTGGGCGAAGAGGTGGAAGAGGCCGTGGCCGTGGACGTGGTTCTAGCTATAGCTCTTTCTCTCATGATGATAGCGTTGATGTCAACGATGGTGGTGGGTTTGGTACTTCAAATGGTGGGAGTGGATGGGGAGGAACTGGTGGTGGGAGTGGATGGGGAGGGAGTGGTGGTAAAAGTTGGGGTGGAAATAGTACTAATGAAGAAAGCAATCCCGAAAAAGGTGGTTGGGGGGTCACAGCTGCCGATAATGGTGGATCTGGAAATGATAATTCTGGATGGAGTTCCGCTCATGGGAAGAATGCAACCTCTTCTGGTGGTGAGAGTGGATGGGGAGCAACTGGTGGTAAAAGTTGGGGTGGAAATAGTTCTAACAAAGAAAGCAATACAACAGAAGGTGGTTGGGGAGTCACAACTGGATCGGGAAATGAAACAGGTGGTACAAGTTGGGGTGGAAATAGTACTAACAAAGAGAGCAATGCAACAAAAGGTGGTTGGGGAGTCACAACTGGATCTGGAAATGAAATTGGTGGTAAAAGTTGGGGTGGAAATAGTACTAACAAAGAGAGCAATACAGCAGTAG GTGGTTGGGGAGTCACGGCTGGATCTGGAAATGAAACTGGTGGTAAAAGTTGGGGTGGTAATAGTACTAACAATGAAAGCAATACAACAGGAG GTGGTTGGGGAGTCACGGCTGCATCTGGAAATGAAACTGGTGGTAAAAGTTGGGGTGGAAATAGTACTAACAAAGAAAGCAATACAACAGAAGGTGGTTGGGGAGTCACAACTGGATCTGGAAATGAAACTGGTGGTAAAAGTTGGGGTGGAAATAGTACTAACAAAGAAAGCAATACAACAGGTGGTTGGGGAGTCACAACTGGATCTGGAAATCAAGATTCTGGATGGAGTTCTGGTCATTGGAAGAATGCAGCTCCTTCTGGTGGTGAGAGTGGATGGGGAGGGACTAATGGGGGAAGTGGATGGGGAGGTACTGGAGGGAGTGGGGGTAAAAGTTGGGGTGGAAGTAGTACATATGAAGAAAATAATACAGCAGAAGGCGGAGGCAGTGGCTATGGAGGCGGTGGTGGACGAGGAAGTGGACGAGGTGGTGGGGCGTGTTTCAAGTGTGGTGAATCGGGTCACATGGCTAGGGACTGCACCCAAGAGGGAGGTGGAGGGAGGGGTGGTGGTGGACGGGGAGGTGGTAGAGGTGGTGGGGCGTGCTTCAAATGTGGTGAATCAGGTCACATGGCTAGGGACTGCACCCAAGAGGGTGGTGGAGGTGGACGAGGAGGCGGAAGAGGTGGTGGGGCGTGCTTCAAGTGTGGTGAGTCGGGTCACATGTCTAGGGAATGCACCCAGAATGGTGGTGGAGGTGGAGGAGGATGGGGAGGCGGTGGACGAGGAGGCGGAAGAGGTGGTGGCGTGTGCTTCAAGTGTGGTGAGTCAGGGCACATGGCTAGGGAATGCACCCAGGAGGGTGGAGGAGGTGGAGGGAGGGGTAGTGGCGGTGGTGGAGCATGCTTCAAATGTGGCGAGTCTGGTCACATGGCTAGGGAATGCACCCAAGAGGGTGGCAGTGGCGGAGGTGGTGGAGGGAGGTATGGGGGCGGCGGCGGTGGAAACTGTTTCAAATGTGGGGAGTCTGGGCATTTTGCGAGAGAATGCCCATCCAGCACTAGTTGA